A region of Sulfurimonas sp. DNA encodes the following proteins:
- a CDS encoding anthranilate synthase component I family protein has protein sequence MIYYKQFVLDQLAPIAVYSKLKKIFKNEISYLFESAGQSDGNYSFICIGARERLQYINNQTIYTDASGKQHTKIKNPFTFLKEYYKKIDTSIYKEVASKLNIGFVDGFIGYIGYDMVKVFEPKLNSAMDNLKDELNTPDLDLMLPKIILVYSHKNHQITLVSKLEEMHNKFDFIENSLKDNYQYIHMKKNIGTDKGSFSHSKDKFFKMIDDSKEMIKSGDVFQILMTNRFIRKIKVDPFSFYRILRTKNPSPYMFLLEYNDFNIVGSSPEVMIRLTDGELLLRPIAGTRKRGATKIKDKEMEDELLADPKELAEHLMLIDLGRNDVSRVAKTGSVKVQDMMHIERFSHVMHIVSDVTAELDDGKDMFDLFMATFTAGTMTGAPKIRAMELIAKYEGLKRGFYSGSIGYFGFDGNMDSAITIRTAMVKKDKVILQAGAGIVADSQNELEYLEVKNKLGALIHSLEDLDKN, from the coding sequence ATGATATATTATAAACAATTTGTACTCGACCAACTAGCACCTATCGCTGTTTACTCTAAATTAAAAAAGATTTTTAAAAATGAGATTAGTTATCTTTTTGAAAGTGCTGGACAAAGTGATGGGAACTATAGTTTTATCTGTATAGGCGCAAGAGAAAGACTCCAATACATAAATAATCAAACTATTTATACTGATGCTTCTGGGAAACAACATACAAAAATAAAAAATCCATTTACTTTTTTAAAAGAGTATTATAAAAAAATTGATACAAGCATATACAAAGAAGTGGCTTCAAAATTAAACATTGGCTTCGTTGACGGTTTTATAGGATATATCGGTTATGATATGGTTAAAGTCTTTGAGCCAAAACTAAACTCTGCCATGGATAACTTAAAAGATGAGTTAAATACACCTGACTTAGATTTAATGCTTCCAAAAATCATATTAGTATATTCACATAAAAATCATCAAATCACTCTTGTTAGTAAACTAGAAGAGATGCATAATAAATTTGATTTCATAGAAAATTCACTTAAAGACAACTACCAATATATTCACATGAAAAAGAATATTGGAACCGATAAAGGAAGTTTTTCACACTCAAAAGATAAATTTTTCAAAATGATTGATGATTCAAAAGAGATGATAAAAAGTGGTGATGTTTTTCAAATTTTAATGACAAACCGTTTTATAAGAAAGATAAAAGTTGATCCTTTCAGTTTTTATAGAATTTTAAGAACAAAAAATCCATCTCCTTATATGTTTTTACTTGAATATAATGATTTTAACATTGTAGGTAGTTCACCAGAAGTTATGATAAGACTTACAGATGGAGAGCTTCTTCTTCGTCCAATAGCAGGAACAAGAAAAAGAGGAGCTACAAAAATTAAAGACAAAGAGATGGAAGATGAACTTCTAGCAGATCCAAAAGAGCTAGCAGAGCATCTTATGCTTATTGATTTAGGTAGAAATGATGTTAGTCGTGTTGCTAAAACAGGAAGTGTGAAAGTTCAAGACATGATGCATATTGAACGATTTTCTCATGTTATGCATATAGTTTCAGATGTAACAGCTGAGCTTGATGATGGCAAAGATATGTTTGATTTGTTTATGGCAACTTTTACAGCTGGAACAATGACTGGAGCACCAAAAATCAGAGCAATGGAATTAATAGCTAAATATGAAGGTCTTAAAAGAGGTTTTTACAGTGGAAGCATCGGATATTTTGGTTTTGATGGGAACATGGACAGTGCAATAACTATACGAACAGCAATGGTAAAAAAAGACAAGGTCATTCTTCAAGCTGGAGCTGGTATTGTTGCAGATAGTCAAAATGAATTAGAGTATTTAGAAGTTAAAAATAAGCTTGGTGCGCTCATTCATTCATTAGAAGACTTAGACAAAAATTAA
- a CDS encoding DUF1882 domain-containing protein: MTAMDTKLIKMVSDHYWIKREKVVEKLTFKGRTFYNKFEKVNAPLTQSLINQHLKGDITIAHSIVNKHVKVENIVIDYNGRDPERFYHKAQLLLREEGYINFTAYTTKTDGHLHVYIHKGHTTLQEAIQLGKMISMKLSAKQPKQWRMFPSADIPNEYNILTLPYDVYAKERGASWSKHM, encoded by the coding sequence ATGACAGCTATGGATACAAAACTTATAAAAATGGTGAGTGACCACTACTGGATAAAAAGAGAAAAAGTAGTAGAAAAACTCACCTTTAAGGGTCGTACTTTTTATAATAAGTTTGAAAAGGTTAATGCACCTTTGACTCAATCTTTAATAAATCAACACCTAAAAGGTGATATAACTATCGCTCATTCTATTGTAAACAAACATGTAAAAGTTGAAAATATAGTTATAGATTATAATGGTAGAGACCCTGAAAGATTTTATCACAAGGCTCAACTCCTCCTTCGAGAAGAAGGCTATATAAACTTTACTGCTTATACAACAAAAACAGATGGTCACCTTCATGTATATATTCATAAAGGTCATACAACCTTACAAGAAGCAATACAACTTGGTAAAATGATAAGTATGAAACTGTCTGCTAAACAACCTAAGCAATGGAGAATGTTTCCAAGTGCTGATATACCTAATGAGTACAATATTTTAACCTTACCTTACGATGTTTACGCTAAAGAGCGAGGAGCTTCTTGGTCTAAACACATGTAA
- a CDS encoding phospholipase A, giving the protein MQYIFIVLIFFTSIYALENIETTKIKDSEAIDSMNTWIDGGFGLKPYKVNYLLPYGYRTNGIYDNYSPTGDYRNIEAELQVSLQLGVGSGLFGLNEKYYLSYTHKAFWQIYVDSSPFRETTYNPEAFVVFPIEDKDSFLNMKSIKVAYAHRSNGQGSNAGTSTIVSTQRYNTNNQSRSMNYIYSEFSFQYDTLVTEFSFWIPFYETIHGTDNPDIMEYLGYTSLKFNYFLNKHMFTLMGRGNIETKQGAAEVTYSYPLIKDTYFYAKIFTGYGESLIDYNNYVTKFSIGFSFSR; this is encoded by the coding sequence ATGCAATATATATTTATAGTTTTGATTTTTTTTACTAGTATCTATGCTTTAGAAAATATAGAAACTACAAAGATAAAAGATAGTGAAGCTATAGATAGTATGAATACATGGATAGATGGCGGCTTTGGACTAAAGCCATATAAAGTCAACTATCTTTTGCCTTATGGTTATAGAACAAATGGTATTTATGATAATTACTCTCCTACTGGTGATTATAGAAATATTGAAGCAGAATTGCAAGTTAGTTTGCAGTTAGGTGTTGGAAGTGGACTTTTTGGATTAAATGAAAAATATTATCTCTCTTATACTCACAAAGCTTTTTGGCAAATTTATGTGGATTCTTCTCCATTTAGAGAAACAACTTACAATCCTGAAGCTTTTGTTGTTTTTCCGATTGAAGATAAAGATTCATTTTTAAATATGAAATCCATAAAGGTAGCATATGCTCATCGCTCTAACGGACAAGGAAGTAATGCAGGTACTTCCACTATTGTCTCAACTCAAAGATATAACACAAATAATCAATCTAGAAGCATGAACTATATTTACTCTGAATTTTCATTTCAGTATGATACTTTAGTTACAGAATTTAGTTTTTGGATACCTTTTTATGAAACTATACATGGCACAGACAATCCTGATATAATGGAATATCTAGGGTACACTTCATTGAAATTCAACTATTTTTTAAATAAACATATGTTTACTTTAATGGGAAGAGGGAATATTGAGACAAAACAAGGTGCAGCGGAAGTCACATATTCATATCCACTTATAAAAGATACTTACTTTTATGCAAAAATTTTTACAGGATATGGTGAAAGCTTGATTGATTATAACAATTATGTAACAAAATTTTCTATTGGATTTAGTTTTTCAAGATAG
- a CDS encoding chloride channel protein produces the protein MKKHTIEQTTIFLSVAKWLLLSSFVGIIIGATVTLFLNILQYSEQNQHLVPFPHYYLLPFGLVATVWLVKTFAPDAKGHGTEKVIEAVHKKSGKIEIAVIPIKLLATVITIFTGGSVGKEGPGAQIGAGMASFVSDLFRFSKEDRKKLVICGIGAGFASVFGTPIAGAIFGVEVLIVGLIRYDVLLPSFIAGFAAFSTAQYLGIDYTYFDINFHQIVTLNLPLILQVIVAGLFFGLISDLTITFLKRTERFISKVALNVYIKAFIGGLFLVGLSLVFGDEYFGLGIETIDKALGPNSLHNADIPWYAFILKTIFTAVTLGSGGSGGIVTPIFYIGATSGNLFGTIMGGNIAFFAAIGFVSVLAGTTNSPIAATIMAMELFGIEVAHYAAISVVISFFMTGHRSVFPSQILAMRKSDMLDIKSGDSIGNVNVKINTAEIDRLTKFRDRLQSKRKRRNENKNSKNSN, from the coding sequence ATGAAAAAACATACTATTGAACAAACAACTATCTTTTTAAGTGTCGCTAAATGGCTACTCCTTTCCTCTTTTGTAGGTATAATTATTGGAGCAACTGTTACACTATTTTTAAATATTTTACAATATTCTGAACAAAATCAACATCTAGTTCCATTTCCTCACTACTACCTTCTTCCTTTTGGTTTAGTTGCAACTGTTTGGTTAGTAAAAACATTTGCTCCTGATGCAAAGGGTCATGGCACAGAAAAGGTTATAGAAGCCGTACATAAAAAAAGTGGTAAAATCGAAATTGCGGTTATTCCTATAAAATTACTTGCAACTGTAATAACTATATTTACTGGTGGTTCAGTTGGTAAGGAAGGTCCAGGGGCGCAGATTGGTGCAGGCATGGCATCTTTTGTGTCAGACTTATTTCGTTTTTCAAAAGAAGATAGAAAAAAGCTTGTTATTTGTGGGATTGGAGCTGGATTTGCTTCAGTGTTTGGAACACCAATCGCAGGTGCAATCTTTGGTGTTGAAGTTTTAATAGTAGGACTAATTCGTTATGATGTTCTTCTTCCTTCTTTTATTGCAGGTTTTGCCGCTTTTTCTACTGCCCAATATTTAGGAATAGATTATACATATTTTGATATAAATTTTCATCAAATAGTCACTCTAAATTTACCTCTTATTCTTCAAGTAATTGTTGCTGGATTATTTTTTGGTCTAATCTCTGATTTAACTATAACTTTTTTAAAGCGTACCGAGAGATTTATTAGTAAAGTAGCTTTAAATGTATATATTAAAGCATTTATTGGTGGTCTTTTTCTTGTCGGATTATCACTTGTGTTTGGAGATGAATATTTTGGTTTAGGAATTGAAACTATTGATAAAGCACTTGGGCCAAACTCATTACATAATGCAGATATACCTTGGTATGCTTTTATTTTAAAAACAATATTTACTGCTGTAACCTTAGGTTCTGGAGGAAGTGGTGGAATTGTTACTCCAATATTTTACATTGGAGCAACAAGTGGTAATTTATTTGGTACTATTATGGGTGGCAATATAGCATTTTTTGCCGCTATTGGTTTTGTAAGCGTTCTTGCAGGAACAACAAATTCACCAATTGCTGCGACTATTATGGCTATGGAGTTATTTGGTATTGAAGTAGCTCACTATGCTGCTATCTCTGTTGTTATAAGCTTTTTTATGACTGGTCATAGAAGTGTCTTTCCTTCTCAAATTTTAGCAATGAGGAAGTCAGATATGCTAGACATAAAAAGTGGTGATAGTATTGGAAATGTCAATGTTAAAATAAATACTGCTGAGATAGATAGATTAACTAAATTTCGTGATAGACTTCAAAGTAAACGAAAACGAAGAAATGAAAATAAAAACTCTAAAAATAGTAATTAA
- a CDS encoding shikimate dehydrogenase has protein sequence MKKLFAIFGNPVSHSRSPLMHNSVFKGLNYNACYTRVHLLDGTKLRETFFKLKLSGANVTVPHKEAAYKACDEVRGFAKKVGVVNTIINENGKLVGYNTDADGFMFAIKEFKEIKNVLVIGAGGTAKALASRLVQDNIKVTVLNRSASRLKFFMDIVDECYTWDNFKLQKYDLVLNSTSAGLKDDELPAPKDMINDILNNTSFVADAIYGKLTPFLKQAHNKNITYKDGADMLLGQGILANELFVNNELKIDKIKYFMQKSFNL, from the coding sequence ATGAAAAAACTATTTGCTATCTTTGGTAATCCCGTATCACACTCTCGTTCTCCACTTATGCACAATAGTGTCTTTAAAGGCTTAAACTACAATGCATGTTATACTAGAGTGCACCTACTTGATGGAACAAAATTAAGAGAAACCTTTTTCAAACTAAAACTCTCTGGTGCCAATGTGACAGTTCCACATAAAGAGGCTGCATATAAAGCTTGTGATGAAGTTAGAGGTTTTGCAAAGAAAGTTGGCGTTGTTAACACCATTATAAATGAGAATGGCAAACTTGTTGGTTACAACACAGATGCTGATGGTTTTATGTTCGCTATAAAAGAATTTAAAGAGATAAAAAATGTTCTCGTTATTGGTGCTGGAGGAACAGCAAAAGCTTTAGCATCTAGGCTTGTTCAAGACAATATAAAAGTTACTGTGTTAAACAGAAGTGCTTCAAGATTAAAGTTTTTTATGGATATAGTTGATGAATGTTATACTTGGGATAACTTCAAATTACAAAAATATGATTTAGTTTTAAACTCAACAAGTGCTGGATTAAAAGATGATGAATTACCTGCCCCAAAAGATATGATTAATGATATTTTAAATAATACTTCTTTTGTTGCAGATGCTATCTATGGAAAGCTAACACCATTTTTAAAACAGGCACATAACAAAAATATAACATATAAAGATGGAGCAGATATGCTTTTAGGTCAAGGTATTTTAGCAAACGAACTTTTTGTAAATAACGAACTAAAAATTGATAAAATCAAATATTTCATGCAAAAGAGCTTTAATCTGTAG
- a CDS encoding murein transglycosylase A: MKRSLVLLAIVIFFVGCAKEEKSIFSIASFDELPRWQYENHQIALNSFINSCRSTKTQKIYLHLCQKATLSKNPKTFFETEFDVYRIQNLDANKKGLLTGYYEPTIRGSYIKREPYIYPVYNEPNDLISVDLTSVYPDLKNYRLRGRVEGKKLVPYHTREQIAKSGLDADIICYTDSKIDLFFLEVQGSGMVSFEDRKKIFVGFSNQNGHKYSSIGKYLVKEGEISSQTISLQSIKQWFIDNPSRIDEVLNYNKSVVFFKQKQHGASGSLGLVLTPQRSVAVDRRIIQLGSILFLDAIIDGKKVDKIVMAEDTGGAIKGEVRADMFFGSSSEASKIAGELKSELRLWILLPKENK, encoded by the coding sequence ATGAAGAGAAGTTTAGTATTATTGGCCATTGTTATATTTTTTGTGGGATGTGCAAAAGAAGAAAAGTCAATATTTTCAATTGCTAGTTTTGATGAACTGCCTAGATGGCAATATGAAAATCACCAAATAGCACTTAACTCATTTATAAATAGTTGTAGAAGTACAAAAACTCAAAAAATTTACTTGCATCTATGCCAAAAAGCAACTTTAAGTAAAAATCCAAAAACTTTTTTTGAAACCGAATTTGATGTTTATAGGATTCAAAATCTAGATGCCAACAAAAAAGGACTTTTAACAGGTTATTATGAACCTACTATCAGAGGTTCATATATAAAAAGAGAACCATATATTTATCCAGTGTATAATGAACCAAATGATTTAATAAGTGTTGATTTAACTAGTGTCTATCCCGATTTAAAAAATTATAGACTTAGAGGAAGAGTAGAAGGTAAAAAGTTAGTTCCTTATCACACAAGAGAGCAAATTGCTAAATCAGGTCTAGATGCTGACATTATTTGTTACACAGACTCAAAAATCGATCTTTTCTTTTTAGAAGTTCAAGGTTCAGGCATGGTTAGTTTTGAAGATAGAAAAAAAATATTTGTTGGTTTTTCAAATCAAAATGGGCATAAATATAGTTCTATTGGTAAATATTTAGTAAAAGAAGGTGAAATATCATCCCAGACAATATCTCTTCAAAGTATCAAGCAATGGTTTATAGATAATCCAAGTAGAATTGATGAAGTTTTAAATTATAATAAGTCAGTAGTTTTTTTCAAACAAAAGCAACATGGAGCATCTGGCTCACTTGGTTTAGTCCTTACTCCTCAGCGTTCTGTTGCTGTTGATAGACGTATCATACAGTTAGGAAGCATACTCTTTTTAGATGCTATAATAGATGGTAAAAAAGTAGATAAAATTGTAATGGCTGAAGATACTGGTGGAGCTATAAAAGGCGAAGTTAGAGCTGACATGTTTTTTGGCTCGTCAAGTGAAGCTAGCAAAATAGCAGGTGAATTGAAATCAGAACTAAGATTATGGATATTACTACCAAAGGAAAATAAGTGA
- the recR gene encoding recombination mediator RecR, which yields MRGSLDKFNRLVDALQELPTIGKKSATRLAYHMAINDTFVGMKISQAIEDALGSLRKCRVCGGMSEDELCSICSDERRDNTLLCIIENAKDVLLLEENGLFDGKYFVLDSLEELTVSHLVKMVENGISEVLFALTPSISNDAVILYIEEKLSSFNINFSRIAQGVPTGVSLENVDILSLTRALKDRVKV from the coding sequence GTGAGAGGCTCATTAGATAAATTCAACCGCTTGGTAGATGCACTACAAGAACTTCCAACAATAGGAAAAAAGTCTGCAACAAGACTAGCATATCATATGGCAATTAATGATACTTTTGTTGGTATGAAAATATCTCAAGCAATAGAAGACGCTCTTGGGAGTTTGAGAAAATGCAGAGTATGCGGTGGAATGAGTGAAGATGAACTTTGTTCTATTTGTAGTGATGAAAGACGAGATAATACCTTATTGTGTATTATAGAAAATGCTAAAGATGTACTTTTATTGGAAGAAAATGGACTTTTTGATGGTAAATATTTTGTGCTTGATTCTTTAGAAGAGTTAACTGTTTCACATCTTGTTAAAATGGTGGAAAATGGAATTAGTGAAGTTTTATTTGCTCTTACCCCATCTATTTCAAATGATGCAGTTATTTTATATATAGAAGAAAAACTTAGTTCTTTTAATATAAATTTTTCAAGAATTGCACAAGGTGTTCCAACTGGAGTAAGTTTGGAAAATGTGGATATATTATCCCTAACTAGAGCATTAAAAGATAGAGTAAAGGTTTAA
- a CDS encoding SPOR domain-containing protein, with amino-acid sequence MNEKNELNDIILNRGGSSGGNKKIVLAVATLGVILIIVVMLMSTLTPDAKENLPQPIPLPTQQSHITPTQKSEPLFEEVVVVEENSKSNDSLDEIAQRLKKESLEDIKETVKKPVKKITKKITKSTHKKVVNTPIKEVSSAKTYFVQVGSFSKYEPNKKFLDSILSQGYRYKFHKVKNLTKVLVGPFYNEKEARAALRVLRSNIEAGAFLVKI; translated from the coding sequence ATGAATGAAAAAAATGAACTGAATGATATAATTTTAAATAGAGGTGGTTCTAGTGGTGGTAACAAAAAAATTGTTTTAGCAGTAGCTACACTTGGTGTAATTTTAATTATAGTAGTTATGCTAATGAGTACCTTGACTCCTGATGCTAAAGAAAATCTTCCACAACCGATTCCTCTTCCTACTCAACAAAGTCATATTACTCCTACACAAAAGAGTGAACCTCTATTTGAAGAAGTTGTAGTTGTTGAAGAAAACTCTAAAAGTAATGATTCTTTAGATGAAATAGCACAAAGATTAAAAAAAGAATCTCTTGAAGATATAAAAGAAACAGTAAAAAAACCCGTTAAAAAAATAACAAAAAAAATAACAAAATCAACACATAAAAAAGTAGTAAACACCCCAATAAAAGAAGTATCTAGTGCAAAAACATACTTTGTTCAAGTTGGTTCTTTTTCAAAATACGAACCAAATAAAAAGTTCTTAGATTCTATTTTAAGTCAAGGTTATAGATATAAGTTTCACAAAGTAAAAAACTTAACTAAAGTTTTAGTTGGTCCATTTTATAATGAAAAAGAAGCGCGTGCAGCACTAAGAGTATTAAGAAGCAACATAGAAGCAGGCGCTTTTTTAGTTAAAATCTAA